A genomic stretch from Amia ocellicauda isolate fAmiCal2 chromosome 23, fAmiCal2.hap1, whole genome shotgun sequence includes:
- the kmo gene encoding kynurenine 3-monooxygenase, whose amino-acid sequence MDHPAQQTAVKVAVVGGGLVGALNACFFAKRGFHVELYEAREDIRRANMVKGRSINLALSHRGREALKAVGMEEKIVSTGIPMHGRMIHSLNGKRSPIYYGKKGQYILSVDRANLNKELLSAAEAFPNAKMSFGHKLLDCNLESGMMTFLRTDGSTEQAVSDLIVGCDGAFSAVRKRFMRQNRFTYSQTYIPHGYMELTIPPINGEFAMEQNYLHIWPRNTFMMIALPNLDKTFTCTLFMPFEEFEKITTASQVLEFFQRCFPDAIPLIGVEALKTDYFRLPAQALVSVKCSTYHMGNKCLLMGDAAHAVVPFYGQGMNAGFEDCLVFDELMDQFDDDFNLSLPEFSRLRVPDDHAISDLAMYNYIEMRAHVNSKWFLFRKYLDMFLHYMMPNTIIPLYTMVTFTRIRYHETVKQWQWQNKVINRGLFLCGVSSVIGGAYLLFRYNPYIPSVPLDQLWSWAQSLKLL is encoded by the exons ATGGACCACCCAGCACAGCAGACTGCAGTCAAAGTGGCCGTAGTCGGAGGTGGTTTG GTTGGTGCCTTAAATGCCTGCTTCTTCGCAAAAAGAGGTTTTCATGTGGAGCTTTATGAAGCTAGAGaag ATATCCGAAGAGCTAACATGGTTAAAGGCAGAAGCATTAATCTGGCACTTTCTCACAGAGGCCGAGAAGCTTTGAAAGCTGTGGGGATGGAAGAAAAG ATTGTGTCCACAGGGATCCCAATGCACGGGAGGATGATACACTCTCTGAATGGGAAGAGGTCCCCCATCTACTATGGCAAGAAAGGACAG tACATCCTGTCGGTTGACAGAGCTAACCTAAATAAGGAACTATTGTCAG CGGCTGAGGCTTTTCCTAATGCCAAAATGAGCTTTGGACACAAACTACTGGACTGCAATCTGGAATCGGGGATGATGACATTCCTTAG GACAGACGGCTCCACGGAGCAGGCAGTGAGTGACCTCATCGTGGGCTGTGATGGGGCCTTTTCTGCTGTCAGGAAACGGTTTATGCGTCAAAACCGTTTCACTTACAGCCAGACATACATTCCCCATGGGTACATGGAACTCACCATACCCCCAATAAATGGTGAA TTTGCCATGGAGCAAAATTATCTCCACATTTGGCCAAGAAACACATTCATGATGATTGCTCTACCTAACTTA GACAAGACGTTTACCTGCACCCTGTTCATGCCATTCGAGGAGTTTGAGAAAATCACTACGGCCAGCCAAGTCCTGGAATTCTTCCAGAGATGCTTCCCAGACGCCATTCCTCTCATCGGAGT AGAGGCTCTGAAAACGGATTACTTCCGATTGCCAGCCCAGGCGTTGGTGTCCGTCAAGTGCTCCACGTATCACATGGGAAACAAGTGCTTGCTGATGGGAGACGCCGCGCATGCCGTGGTTCCCTTCTATGGGCAGGGGATGAATGCT GGTTTCGAAGATTGCCTCGTTTTTGATGAATTGATGGATCAGTTTGATGATGATTTCA ACCTCTCGCTTCCTGAGTTTTCCAGACTCCGAGTGCCAGATGACCATGCTATATCAGATCTGGCCATGTACAACTATATTGAG ATGCGCGCTCATGTGAACTCCAAATGGTTCCTGTTCCGAAAATACCTGGACATGTTCCTTCATTATATGATGCCAAATACTATCATCCCTTTATACACTATG GTCACATTCACCCGAATCAGATACCATGAGACAGTCAAGCAGTGGCAGTGGCAGAACAAG GTGATCAACCGAGGACTGTTTCTGTGTGGTGTTTCATCTGTAATAGGTGGAGCTTACCTGCTCTTCCGGTACAATCCCTACATACCTAGCGTGCCTCTGGATCAGTTGTGGAGCTGGGCCCAGAGCCTGAAGCTGCTCTGA